Genomic DNA from Salvia miltiorrhiza cultivar Shanhuang (shh) chromosome 1, IMPLAD_Smil_shh, whole genome shotgun sequence:
TAAGGCTGCTGGGTACGATTTGGTAATAGCTAAATTGACGGCTGAAGCGGTGAGGACCATAAGACTCCACGATGAAGTGGTCATCCAGCCGGCGAACCAAAAAACTCGAGCGAATAGCCATGAAGAAGCATTGCTCAATCTCTCTTGTATTTTCACCATCGACATAGAAAATGTCATCTTCCTTGGTGAATGTGGTACAATTCCAACGAATCGAGTTGTACGACTGAATACGTTCGCGGCATGCAACAGGCAGATAATACTTCGCAGCTCCTTCGCCTGAGTATAGAGTCATCCTGGCGACACCAAGGCTTCTTGGAAGGGGAATGTGAGTATGGAAATAGAGCGCTATCCAACCATATATGAAATGAAAGGGTAGCGTCACCGGGACAAGAGAAGGCTCCATAGAATTAGAGATAGTGTTCAACCCTTTGTAGATGCTGGCTAGAACTGGAGCTGTAAGGGCAACTTTCTGTTTGCACGCCATCAAACTTGCCATTTTGAAAGAGGTTGGTCTAATCGACATGGCGTCACCATCTGGAAAAACAAAGATACACAACCAGCAAGCTATATGAGCTGCCAAGTACATAGTGGTATGATACTTGTCACTAGCATCAAGCTCGATGAATGGAGCCCTTTCTTCAGAAGACCATGATTGATGCGCTTCAAATGAACCACTCGGATTATGAGTCGATTTGAGCGTTGAGATTTCTTTGCCCTGCGAGCAGGAGGATGAGAATACTTTGAAGCTTTCTTCGACCAAAATTTGATCCATTCATCGATAGAAACTGAGCTCTTAGGATCCTTGCCATCACGATGCTTAAGAGAATAGTAAGCAGAGAGTAAATATCTACAACTCAAGGGAATGAACGGGTTGCCAAACTGATCTTTGCCAAGAATCTCTTTCGCGCAGGGTACAACCTCATCATACAGTGTCCCGGTACACGGAAGCCCTGATAGATACTGTAAATCCCATAGAGAAATAGACATCTCGCCAGATGAAGTGAGAATGGTGTTCATCGCAGGACACCAAGCTTCACAGAACGCTTTAACCATCTCGGGCTGACAATCATAAGTGAAAAGAGAGGCATAAACTGCATCATAGATACCAACAACTCGGAGTTCATTCCTGCAGCGGCTAAGGATATCTTCAGTCCACTCCCAATAGCCTTCAAAGAAATGAAATTCCCCACGAAAGCTTGTAACCCTTCCCCATTTGGCATCTTTATCGATGATCCTTCGCTTCAAAGTCAATAGAAAATTGGACTCCTTGCTTTGCCAAGGACGGGCCGGATGCAATGTATGAGCCTTCGACGCTTTGTTCAAACTGATCTCGCTGGTCCATTCCGACTGATATAGAGAATTCAAAAGTTTGGGCCAAGGTTTCACATAGTGGCCTATCAATGCCGGAAATACTCTTAGATGCGTGCCCATTTCCGTCTCTTGCTCATCATCACTCAAGATCAGCAAATAGTCTTGACCATTGACCACAATATCTTTGAAGACCACCATCGTGACACTGCAAGGAAGCAACACATCCAGACTTAAGAAttttatttgcatttaaataaaatgtgaattaaattctagtCAAGCAAAAGGAGGCaaaattgaattttatatatatatatatatatatatataataaaaaaggagaaattcaatcatttaaaaaaaaaaaaaaaaggggccACCACTccttgaattatatatatatatatatatatagaaattcaatcattaaaaaaaaaaaaaaaaaatcggcccatctcAAACCAATTACCCTTAGCCCACTTCCTACCATATCTCTTTCACAAAATTAGCCCATCTCCCACTATctctttcacaaaaaaaaaaaaatcaacccatctctcttctctaataaaaaaaaataaaaataaaaataaaaataaaaaaaataaacgcATATCAAAAACTAGCAAAGGGTGGTTCATGGTGGTACCTCTAACTGCCGAAAATAAAGTCACCGACCACCGTCCCTCGGACCGAACACCGGCGTCCGTCTCCAAGCTGTACGGAGTCTCTGTTATAGCTGTTCACCGCTCGACACAAAGCCGAAGCCAAATACCACCACCGCGCTCCAAACCCGTTTCAGTAGCTGCCGCAAGGCTCCACAGTCGTCTCTCGCCTTCGACACCACGCGGTTTGTTGCCGTTCACTGCTGCCAAAGACCGGCGAGTAAGTTGCCTGGAGTCTCCGTTGTCGCAACTTGTCCCGGCACACTCACGACAATGCTCGCTGCTTCTCCGCCTAGCCAAAACCAATCCAGCAAAAGAAGCCAAAGCCGCGGTCATGATATTATGAAATATAGCAGCGATAACAAGCATGGGATGAAGTTTTAAGACTTGGCAAAACGCAGCAGCAATAAGCATACAATGAAAGTTTCTTGCCGATACTTGGATAgtaaaatatcaaattttgatGAATGAAAAGCTCACAAATACAGTAGAAGTATACTATATACAGAGTTAAAGGGAGCATGTCATGCATGATCTAAAGTTGAAAGGAGGATCAGAGTTTGCAAGAGAATTTTACTTCGAAGCCTCTACTACAAAGCTTGATTTCTCCTTCTTCGCCGGAACTACTGACAGCACACATCGTCGACGGCACTCGACGAAATCAGCAGGAACTCGACAGCTATGTCAGCGAAACAAATGGTACATCAAATAAGAGAACACCATAAGTGTTCAAATGGCACGAGCTCAAGAAAAAGAGGAAAGAGAGGTGAGAAGATCCACTTTGATGAAGTTCGGTCGTTCCCTGCCAACGTTGTTCCTACCACCGTTGGTCACAAATGATAAACCAAGCTGTCGGTGATTCATCAACAGATGACAAAAACGCAATAAGTTAGCAACCATTCACACCGTCGTCTCCGGCAAGTCGCCACCTAAGAACGAGAAAACGAGGCACCGCTGCCCCTACCCTATCCATGCAGAGAACAAATAAGAATGATGAAATAACAGCTTGTAGTAAGCCAAAGACAGAAGCTCGAAATgaaagagaaatggtgaaaagGAACCAACCTCGATGTAACACGGTTTCTGCGTCGTCAATACAGCCCTTTCGCTGCTCGAAAACTCTCGACCTCTTTCGCCGACGCCTTACGAAAATAGCAACAAGCTAAGTTCTCATCCTCCGATCACCTTCGACCCTTCGGCGGCACTCCGCGAGAACTAGAAGTAAGCCTAGCTTCGTTTTAAGAACTATAGCTATGGCTACTATGGCTATCAAAGGAGAACTCTTAAAGCAGGCTGTGTAGAAGATGATAAAGGGGGACTGCTCTGGCTATGAAATACAAGAGAATACACGCTGCCCAAGTTCAGATGGAATGAAACTAATGACAGAAGAAGGATTTATTTATAGGCAGAGATAGCTACCAAATCCCTGAACTTAGCCGCCGAAGAGTGGAGTTCCAGCTATTCTTCCAGCTATGAAAGGCCCTTCAAAGCAAGCTGCCAAAGCTTAAAAAAAAGACTACATTTAATGCAACGAAGGACGTTTATTTGCTGTCAAAAGTGCTTATACGCAGCTGAAAAGCTAAAGTTGTTGCATGGGGTCATAAATGGGCCTAAGAAGAGTAAGGATAATTGGGCCTAGTTTAGTCGACTGACGGATTATTGGGCTTCTTTGAAGTTTGAAGTTCCATCAGTCGAAGCTCCGTTTCCGGTTGCAAAGCGCATGATGTGAGCATTGGTGGATGTGAGTGTGCCTCTGAAGGCCCTCCGTTATGTCGACTTCGGAGCGGAGGCAGTTGGCACACATGTTTGCAGCGTTTGGTGGCATTAAGATGCCACACTTGCAGCATGACGCACTGCCCATGGTCTGCGCCACACTAAACATACCGATGAAGAGAAGTCGAAAAATCTGTGAGGAAGAAGCTCGGCGTTTCTGATTTTCTGAGAAAGGGCGTGTAAACACAAATCTGTGAGGAAGAAGCTCGGCGTCAAGGGTGAAGACCTGGCGTTAAAAAATGGTGATGGCCCCCACACACAGCCGTAGACGGGATCTTTCAGCCGAGCCTCGGCTTCGTAAGCCAGCGACTTCACGGTGTCCTCGCGCTGGTGAGGCGGGATCTCGTTCAGCAGCTTGCTCACGTTGCTGGCGCCGAAGATCTTGAGCACGTTCACGAACTTCGTCGGCTCCTCCGCCGGGAAATACGCAGCGAAGATACAGCCGGATAGGCATCTCAGTCGCAGGAATTTGCAGGAGGCGCACGGAGGGCTTGAGTAGCTGCTcgaagatgatgaagaagaagccatgatTCTGCAAAGCAAATCTATTTTAAATGGGCCTAATGATTCAAGTTGATTTGAACAAAATTCATGCAAAATGGGCCAAGTTGATTAAGTCCAATAAGTCATGCTTTGATGAGTTCCATGTGATATAGTCAAAAATTTTACTCGAATGATTCAAGTATAAAGCCCAAACTTTAATTAGTGGGCTAGGATGCTATATAGCCCAAGttgttaaataataaaaaaaaaaaatcaaattcaagaactcctaaatacgagtataaactatttataaatccaaagaaatttaagaactcctaaatacgagtataaactatttataaatccaaagaaattcaagaactcctaaatacgagtataaactatttataaatccaaagaaattcaagaactcctaaatacgagtataaactatttataaatccaaagaaattcaagaactcctaaatacgagtataaactatttataaatccaaagaaatttaagaactcctaaatacgagtataaactatttataaatccaaagaaattcaagaactcctaaatacgagtataaactatttataaatccaaagaaatttaagaactcctaaatacgagtataaactatttataaatccaaagaaattcaagaactcctaaatacgagtataaactatttacaaaattcaaagaaattcaagaactcctaaatacgagtataaactatttacaaaaattcaaagaaattcaagaactcctaaatatgagtataaactatttataaattcaaattcaagtcaaTAACTCCTCGATAAGAgtttaaattatcaaaaaaataaatttcgagactcgtctattaccaaaggcatttcgtccataaacaagtctcgatggggcaatttgtagacaattaaatttgtcgtcgaattaaatcgtgccacgtgtaaattcatgaattaaatattcaattatattttctattttattaaatgggattttattcctaattaaatagatatatatgattaatatttaatataatgaattaatgggcttattggccacctaaggccctaaggcccatacatggaggcccaaagcccataaagcccatgaagcccatctctaaaatctataaatagaggtgttggggtgctcattataAAAACGTGAAGGagtggaagatcgaagagcacaaagaattctctctagtatcacaagtagaagaggcggagaattggagagttcaagtattcttccaagtattcaagtatcttgaagaattctatctaacgttcaagtctccttcaaatcttcaatcgtttgagtattcaaatcttcaagtatcctttgaatcttcaagtatttgagcattcaaatcttcaagtatccttcaaaatcttcaagtattcaagtatcttcaaatcttcgagaatttcttcaaatgttcaagtattcctgcgaatctttgaagtgatcttcaagtatccaaagaaatcaagttcaaaagcttcaaggcattcttacaaattctaagaatgttctcaaatcaaatcaagttcaatgttcaatccaaaatcatgacttaagtcctttggattggcgtcatcaaaacaagtatttcaagaaccttcgagcttgttcaagaatcaaatggaagagaagaatcagaggattaactagagattgcaacccgcataaatctatcttcatatctatcaaattatctttgtaacgcattttgtattttatcaaattgaaatacaaaaaatttgtgtttacaataACATTCAATCTTGAGTTTTAAGAATTCTATCAAAAACCAACAGATGCACATTTATGCCTATGACTTCACGATGCGTTTGAttatataaaagtgggtattagACCACATTCTAAATTGAAGTTATTAATCAAGTAATTAAGCAGGAATCCTTCGATTTTGAAACAGGCATCacaaatttacaaccaaaataaaaCATGTCGTCATATCAGTAGATTGCCATAGAATGTTCATCTCTTAAATCCTAAAATTTAACCAACCTATTCAAATCAAAATCTTCGAACTTCACATCCaaccaaaaaaaattgataaactgaaaCTTGTTTAATACTATAACAAATCAATCATCAATCGGGCTTCTCAACAGAATTTTAATCGGACTTCAATTAGAATTTAAGtttcaaaaattcaaattcatattgtaaaattaccTTGCAAGAAAAACACGATTTTTTCTTATGGTCTATCTCCGTGTTCACTCAATTGGCTAGAgactcgtgctgataacgtgttgtAAAATCCCCTTTAATAAGCAATTCTAAAGTAAAGAATGGAAGATTCaaagagagaagagaaggagagaaagaagagagaaaaacagattctgtattctcattaaCCGTATCTTTCCgttccatcatatatatatatatatatatatatatatatatatatatatatatatataatgtacaatatatagtaaataatattatttacaatacttactaaattaattatatgagtCACACACATTATGTGAAGAAAGTTGTATTGACTCAAACAATCACCCCGAGCAATCAATTTGTTTTTTCAAATTAGAAACCAATAAGTCATTggaataatatataaattattgttaaagaaaatgagaaaaatttcATTCATACGAACGTGCGTCAACTTGTCTACCAATATCTTCACCCTTATGACTCTCAATTATGCAAAAATTGATGTTTTTTTAGTTCAAATTCAAATCTTCATCAATAAAATGGGTAGTGATGCATATACTATAATTCAACTTTTGCAAAGTGTTTGTAATAATACAGATTTtttacttcttcttttttttttgaaaaagtcCTCCAACCTCTCATTCTCACTCTTAACATCACGGAATTTTAAACGTAACTCGTAATACCTTAACAAATTCATTAATCCCATCACCATCACCATCTACAATCTACAAAAAAAGATCATCTCTAATTATCATCAACCAATTTTGTCCTCGTTCACGATCACATCTCCAAGTATCACCATCCTTTGATTCGACAAAATTGATAGTGCATGATTTTTTGTTGCAACCACTACTATTCATATATGTCTTAAGTGAGAAAGTGTCGTTTTTATGATTAGATGTCTCATCGGCATTCTTTTCTATCTTCATCGCTCAATTGGTTTCCATAATTCCAAATCACCAATAATTATATTGTAAGTCTAATTTAATTTATACCTGTGCTAAATTTTTCAATGATTCAAAATTAGCAGAAGAGGGAGGACCGCCTTTAAGTACATATACAAAAAACTAaaacaattttaattataattctaaCCACTAAAACTCCTAGCATCAAATAGATAATTTAAAAGTCAAAACTATATATCACAATTATACAAATATaaacatattattattaatacatAAATAACCTTAATTCAAGCCCTTATCTTTAATCCCAATTTAAACCAATACAAAGAAACACAATTACACACTTATACACCCAAACTCTAACCTTAACTaaccaaaaactaaaaatagAAGGACCTATTCTGGAGTATTATTTATCCAGAATAGCAGAGTGTTctccattttttccttttcaatgTAACCTAGTGGTGAGTATTCCCGCCTGTCACGCgggtgacccgggttcgatccccggcaacggcgattatgttttatttttaactttcaTGTTGAATTTTTCCAGAGATGCTCGAACAAGGGAAGTTGAATTTGCAGTCTGATTCGGTTTCAATATGAATGGAAACCATGGGCAATAATTATAATGGGGGATCATTTGGTGTCAACATATAAAATCTCGAGTCCATCATAATATAGTTTGGCCAACTAATTCATCAATTTGTTGGCGCAATTTCTTGTATTGTGGTTGGTCTTCCTTCCTTGGTTGTATTTGAGTTGCTGCTCCTTAATATTATACTTCCCCtcaaaagaaatatttttgttacattaaaaaaatgtgGTGATTTACATGCACCATCACATCATGATTATCTACATACAATTTACACAAAATCAATAGTTcaaggttaaaaaaaatatttatagtgaaaataattttatgtttaaaGTGGTATTTAcctaattattaaaatacatTCTGACCTGTTTGGACtaattaattcataataaaATTGTTCATTCAGATCAAACCTCCACTCAGATACAAATCTTAGAGTTTTATTGAATATGACAAGAGCCAAACTACTTCTTAACACTACAAAATTTGTTTCCGCAGATATCAAATCCATCTCCAACAGACACATTTGAAATGTCAGCAAAGCTCAAATTCTCCAATCCAAATGCAACCAAGCAACTCATGTAAGAAACGGTAAAGACAGAATTGCAATAGTTGAGATTGTtattacaacaaaaataattaagaagCAAGAAACAACACAATATGAAAATGGATAGCCCTTGAAAGCTTTCCCGTTGGTACTTCCACTAAATATCCCTAGCCCCTACTTCAGGCAAAGAACCTTTAGTGGAAGCGCCAAAAAGAAGCTTGGGCTATCCAACTTGCAAGCATTTATTTCTACACACAAAATTAGACTTAGTTTCAAGATTGTTTGATACCCCTTAGGATTTATTCGTTTTTCTGCAGATAAAAGAGactattccacatcaactgcagGATTCTGGGCAACTCTGTTGTTCTTGGGTTGATATGTCTTTGTCTTGTCGAGAGTGATCATTTCCAGAGCATGATCGATGCATTTGTGATATGAAAAATCTTCCTCGGTGCCATCTGTACGTACCAAGAAAAAACAGTTTTTATTGTGCTCTGGATGACGGCCAACCTGAAATATGACGTAGCGGAGAATGAGGTTAGAAACATAGGAACATTCATATACAAGAGATGATCTCGAATGGTGCTAGTGTTTGCTTATTTAGTTGTTCTTTTTCTCTTTTGGCTACTTGCACCAGAAAATTAAATGCAGCAATGTTAACGAAGAGAACATTATACAATCACTTCTTATGAAAAGGGCTCGAGGCTTGGACAAAACACTAGGGGAATAGAAGCACAAGACGTCATTCTTCATGAAAAACAAATTTGAAGGAAAATGGAGTAACAAGATGAAATATATGTTCATTTCAGGAAAAATGCAAAAAGCCATACCAATCATCTTGGATTAAATGAATCTCAAATAAGTCAGGAGGTGCTGAAAAATTCTAACATTAGGACTTAGCATAATAGGTTCTTTAAATCCAGACGTTTAGCTCTAATGCGAATAGGGATAGCCAGTAGGTTTACCAGTTAGCCAGcaatattttagtttatttttcctgaaaGAATAGGGAGTTATATCATTTTACAATAGTACTTTTAAAACTTAAGTGCATTTCGAtactaaaactaaaattcaaGTGTACTTAATTATAGTGGAACTAAGAACTTATTTGAACTTACCAAATTTGAATCTTAGTTGCACTTTACATACTACACGTGTATCGAAACTTTAAATTTACAGTTAAGAGTGCTCAAGTTCAAGGTGATAGCCAACTTGaacaaattttttttcacaatacTACAAAGTTATAACTATATTcgacttttattgcaaaatacaaATGGGCATGTTATGTTTGATTTCAGTATGTGCTTTAGCttagattttaaaaataaacatgTATATTGACTTGCCTGATCATTAGCTAGATATGGGACCTTTAGCACGGAGCTTAATAAGTTTGGTATAAAATCCATAATATTGTTAACATGTTTAAATCCAGGGCTAGTTCGCCTGTAGCCCAAAACCTCTAAGGCTGGTCTGTTTAACATCTCTATGTAAAATCAGATTGAAGTCCCTACTCAAACAACTTGCACGAACCCTATACCGATGTTGATAACCAGTCACCAAGAAGAATAACTCAATGACAACAGCTGTCTGAGTTGTCAAATACGATAGAGAGAAAAGGTACACCAAGAACCCAAAACTAATGCCCCAAGATCGAGTAAACACCTTTCTTCTCTTGGGTGGGGTTGTGGTATACTTTTCCTTTTCCAAATAGAACACGAAAGCCAACCCATTAAATATTTTACAGCTACAGTGTCAACTCAtatcaaaactaatatttttaaatagcGTTgttattatcatcatcatcatcattattattattattattattattattattattattattattattattattgttgttgttgtatttGTTGGTGTTGTTTGTGCATGTGTGTTTAAGAAAAACTCTAGGTATATTACAATCAAATAAAATTGTACAGAGGTGTTCTGTATCCAAACGTATCAAAAAAACAATTCTAAAGTACATTATAATTATGTGataaattatactaataaattaagaattaagaaaaaaatactccctccgtccacgaaacaacttcctatatttcttttttgggacgtccacaaaaaaacttcctacctatttttggactataccccaccacttataattacttacttttcactttttcaccactctcaatacattcaacaactttttatccactcttaatacactcaacaacctttttcttaaaactcgtgtcactccctcctaggaagttatttcatgaacggagggagtaattattatttaataaaatcttatatGATATTTCAAAGAAAATTACAATCAATTCACTTATATAACCAATACCATCATCACTAAAAGGTTATAATCTAAAATGAATTACATAATTGCTAGCAATTATAATAagtgtaaattaattaatcttataTCAT
This window encodes:
- the LOC131008531 gene encoding LOB domain-containing protein 25-like codes for the protein MASSSSSSSSYSSPPCASCKFLRLRCLSGCIFAAYFPAEEPTKFVNVLKIFGASNVSKLLNEIPPHQREDTVKSLAYEAEARLKDPVYGCVWGPSPFFNARSSPLTPSFFLTDLCLHALSQKIRNAELLPHRFFDFSSSVCLVWRRPWAVRHAASVAS